A genomic stretch from Amia ocellicauda isolate fAmiCal2 chromosome 23, fAmiCal2.hap1, whole genome shotgun sequence includes:
- the LOC136719420 gene encoding zona pellucida sperm-binding protein 4-like: MSSKRDVQEGPDGSITRDGYYELTFLCKYSGSELVPVEAVVYTAAPPPPSVVAPGPLSVELRIATEAVYDTYYGDGDYPVTKVLRDPVYVEVRILNRTDPNIVLTLEDCWATSTPSPLGQPQWSLLVAGCPYRDDRNQTTLVPVAGSSRLPYPQHYRRFIVQMFTFVDAGFQLPLKEKVFFHCSAAACQRGIDNCITFCNQRMRRAVSPVQRASREMAVVSSGEVILTASELPAVDRRASPSEVPQAFGYGVLTVAAFTVLVLCAVVLVAVWRARPHMWASQL, translated from the exons ATGTCCTCTAAACGTGATGTGCAGGAGGGGCCTGATGGCTCCATCACCAGGGACGGCTACTATGA GCTGACCTTCCTGTGCAAGTATTCAGGTAGTGAGCTTGTTCCTGTGGAGGCTGTAGtgtacactgcagccccgcctcCTCCTTCAGTCGTGGCCCCGGGACCTCTCAGTGTGGAGCTCAGGATTGCAACAG AAGCTGTGTATGACACCTACTACGGTGATGGGGACTACCCCGTGACGAAGGTCCTGCGGGATCCTGTGTATGTTGAGGTTCGCATCTTGAATAGGACCGACCCCAACATTGTTCTGACTCTGGAAGACTGCTGGGCAACTTCTACCCCCAGCCCGCTCGGCCAGCCCCAGTGGAGCCTGCTGGTTGCTGG GTGTCCATACAGAGATGACCGAAACCAGACCACCTTGGTTCCCGTGGCTGGCTCCTCACGGCTGCCATACCCACAGCACTACAGGCGCTTCATCGTGCAGATGTTCACTTTTGTGGATGCTGGCTTCCAACTCCCTCTGAAGGAGAAG GTATTCTTCCACTGTAGTGCAGCAGCGTGCCAGCGTGGTATTGACAACTGTATCACTTTCTGCAACCAGAGAATGA GGAGAGCTGTTTCCCCGGTGCAGAGGGCCTCCAGGGAGATGGCCGTGGTGTCCAGTGGCGAAGTGATCCTGACTGCCTCTGAGCTCCCTGCTGTGGACAGGAGGGCTTCTCCCAgtgaag TGCCCCAGGCCTTCGGCTATGGTGTGCTGACTGTGGCTGCCTTCACggtgcttgtgctctgtgctgtggtgcTGGTGGCTGTGTGGAGAGCCAGGCCCCACATGTGGGCATCCCAACTGTAA